From Longimicrobiales bacterium, the proteins below share one genomic window:
- a CDS encoding RNA polymerase sigma factor: MTRRAAVRAEPAQASADTALVERARSGDEDAREQLVRRYLPDVYRTTVRVLGDPDLAQDAAQDAFVNAMGGLPRFRGDASFRTWLLRIAINAARSVGRRNGRRREVSLVLAENEPTGKPDPARRAVNVTESERAERALDGLPTKQRLAVALRVQQGLSYTEIASSLNCSEGAARVNYHLGVKKLRELLR; the protein is encoded by the coding sequence GTGACCAGACGGGCCGCAGTGCGCGCGGAACCCGCGCAGGCGAGCGCCGACACGGCGCTCGTGGAGCGTGCTCGGTCCGGCGATGAGGATGCCCGCGAACAGCTCGTGCGTCGCTACCTTCCAGACGTCTATCGCACGACGGTCCGCGTGCTCGGCGATCCTGATCTGGCGCAGGACGCCGCCCAGGACGCGTTCGTCAACGCCATGGGCGGACTGCCGCGATTCCGCGGCGACGCGAGCTTCCGGACCTGGCTGCTGCGGATCGCGATCAACGCTGCGCGCTCCGTCGGGCGCCGCAACGGACGTCGCCGGGAGGTCAGTCTCGTTCTTGCCGAGAACGAGCCGACAGGTAAGCCGGATCCGGCCCGGCGGGCCGTGAACGTGACCGAGAGCGAGCGGGCAGAGCGCGCGCTCGATGGTCTGCCGACCAAACAGCGACTGGCCGTTGCCCTGCGCGTGCAGCAGGGTCTCAGCTATACCGAGATCGCCAGCTCGCTGAACTGCTCGGAGGGTGCCGCGCGGGTGAATTACCACCTTGGCGTCAAGAAGCTGAGGGAGCTGCTACGATGA
- a CDS encoding MoaD/ThiS family protein, with protein sequence MRIRLLLFALYRDLTGVGELDVDVAQGSTAAAAVSTLRQRDPRFTRIPERPVIAVNREYATLDVQLNEGDELALLPPVAGG encoded by the coding sequence ATGCGTATTCGTCTCCTTCTCTTTGCCCTCTATCGCGACCTCACCGGCGTCGGTGAGCTCGACGTCGACGTTGCGCAGGGCAGCACCGCTGCCGCCGCAGTGAGCACGCTGCGACAGCGCGACCCGCGCTTCACGCGGATTCCCGAACGCCCCGTGATCGCCGTGAATCGCGAGTATGCCACGCTCGATGTGCAACTGAATGAGGGCGATGAGCTCGCACTGCTTCCGCCCGTGGCTGGAGGCTGA
- a CDS encoding zf-HC2 domain-containing protein produces the protein MNPYDCEAIRDLLPALARGELLSHEATLAELHLDACTDCRAEAAIVRLLQTTLAPVPTALEGRVITAIRRRTLLRGRPARLALAATLAAAVIGGSLIYDRAGVTDDLDIDAVSWAAAQDPLLHGSSELHELSVEQLELLLEELDR, from the coding sequence ATGAATCCATACGACTGCGAAGCCATCCGGGATCTGCTGCCGGCGCTCGCACGCGGTGAGCTGCTGTCGCATGAAGCGACGCTGGCCGAGCTGCATCTCGACGCGTGCACGGACTGCCGCGCCGAGGCCGCGATCGTCCGCCTTCTGCAGACGACGCTCGCGCCCGTCCCCACCGCTCTCGAGGGACGTGTCATTACCGCGATCCGCAGACGTACCCTGTTGCGTGGCCGACCCGCGCGCCTGGCGCTCGCGGCGACGCTCGCGGCCGCCGTGATCGGTGGGTCGCTGATCTACGATCGGGCCGGGGTCACGGATGACCTGGATATCGACGCCGTCAGCTGGGCGGCCGCGCAGGATCCACTGCTGCACGGCAGCTCGGAACTCCACGAACTCTCGGTGGAGCAGCTCGAGTTGCTGCTCGAGGAGCTGGATCGATGA
- a CDS encoding Spy/CpxP family protein refolding chaperone, translated as MKRLVIAAFLLLAPVAGHAQQSGTDQERRAAFEARRDSLEAEVVQKFVRRLGRELKLSSAQQSQTEQVLRQSGLQRRELSRASMQLRGRIYRAARSAETPEAEFVRLIAEHEALRVREHDLWRRDQEQLARILDPRQRAQFILSWAHFQDDMRDILSRRMREQSDSRDRSNDKPRDESDHSRDPDRRDHNH; from the coding sequence ATGAAGCGGCTCGTGATCGCCGCATTCCTGCTGCTGGCCCCCGTCGCCGGCCACGCCCAGCAGAGCGGTACCGACCAGGAGCGACGGGCGGCTTTCGAAGCGCGCCGCGATTCGCTCGAGGCTGAGGTCGTCCAGAAGTTCGTGCGCCGACTCGGCCGTGAGCTGAAGCTGAGCAGCGCCCAGCAGTCACAGACCGAGCAGGTGCTGCGGCAGAGCGGGCTCCAGCGGCGCGAGCTGTCGCGCGCCTCGATGCAGCTGCGCGGCCGCATATATCGCGCGGCACGCAGCGCTGAAACGCCAGAAGCCGAGTTCGTCCGCCTCATCGCCGAGCACGAGGCGCTCCGCGTGCGTGAGCACGACCTGTGGCGGCGCGATCAGGAACAGCTCGCCCGCATCCTGGATCCGCGACAGCGCGCACAGTTCATCCTGTCCTGGGCCCATTTCCAGGACGACATGCGCGATATCCTCTCCCGTCGGATGCGTGAGCAGAGCGACTCGCGGGATCGCTCGAACGACAAACCCCGCGACGAGAGCGACCACAGCCGCGATCCGGATCGCCGCGATCACAATCACTGA